The DNA segment tttagtctttttaatcattttaaaatatccaaatCTTTCTTACTCAATTGTCTAACTAATGGTGTTGAATAATACTCTTTAAACCTAACCTCTAAATACGATTAGTGCTCCGTTTTGGTGGGAGGGGACGGGGGTAGGCTCTTACCTcagatatttcaaatatatgtaAACGAAGTAAAAAGCGGTCgaataatcatttaataatatacatggGAGTCGCCAAAATGTCAAAGTCATTTCGCGCAAATGTGTGTATGCGTTGACAAAGAGCGTCACATATTGGCACTCTTTCGGGAACCCGATACTTTATGTACAGTCGGCTACAAAAATAGCTggacaaattcaaaacattaaacCATCTATATTCATTAAGTTAAGGTAATAGAAacattaacttatttaaaataacgtaTTTAATGTTAGagaagaaaacaaaatgttactaAGGTCCGAAAATGATGTAGGCTGTTTAaagatttgattttgtttttgtagctGGCTGTACATGCTTTTAGCACTGAGCTGGCATCGGTCAGTGTAAACACACCCTACCCAATTCTATTACAATATGCGGGCATACGTAAATAGTCAATTTTTgttcaaaaaacatatttgttactATCAGTAGTATTTTGTAGGCCGCCGAACGGTTGTTATTTACTGTTAAATGATCtttaataccttttttattgcaattatatGACTGCTTCGTTAATAGTAGTATCATTGACCACAGTGCTGAAGGCTCGGGTTCAATTCCCAtgttgggcaaagtgatgtaAGGTTTTAAAATCGaacttaaaactaaaatgttaaagtttaattttaatatctaacattcgcgtaaacataagaaatcataacgacattgagtttttctaatcagtatcaACTCGAAGTCTTGAATTTCTGCTcaatatggcaatagactcgcCTCCTATCTTATCATAGGACagaaagtgggtgtaccagttctgcctctgcatatcccgtcatgtataaaaaaaatactttatttatcatgtaggcgaacaaagttgcacttatgatacgtcaagacaaagcataagaataataattattatttctaaacaactattaaaatgacttatataactatggacattttaaattagggataaaatttataataaaaacaaggtacaaaccgaagtaaccagcacgagctggcaggtagggggaaaggGGTATAAAAgtcttaagtaataaataataataatatcagccctgtattatatacttgcccactgctgagcacgggcctctactactgagagggattagaccttagtccaccacgctggcctagtgcggattggtagacttcacacaccttcgaaattcctatagagaacttctcagatgtgcaggtttcctcacgatgttttccttcaccgttaaagcgaacgataatttcacaaagaatacacacatgatttttagaaaagtcagaggtgtgtgcccttgggatttgaacctgcggacattcgtcttggcagtccgttccacacccaactaggctatccccgCTTTTAAAGTCTTAAGTATCTGTGTGttatatgacgagacgagcataatatcgctcgtctgatggtaagaaACGACGACGAAACGAGCGGCCATAAACAGTACATACAACAGGCAGCTGCCTTAGATGTAAttcaattttgatatttgtgGTTGATCGAAAGACCAATCCCGAAAAAACGATACGGGGCTGTATCATGTTTTTGGATACATTCTGAAGTCATAGAACTTAGAATTCTTAAGTACTGGCATATGGCATGGCATGTGGCATATCATTACGGTCAACACCCTGACACATAAGATTGAAGTTTTATAATAGCCAGTtgacctaagatgtttttattacatagatacgttgtctgagctcaatattggcaagaagaaagtaaggtaattgcccgatattcacttagtcaacctccaaccactgtcgcggctagtcggcttactaacatttggtatttttataaataaaatgccttcctttatttttagacgatgtacaaattatactctaactgtgaatgaaaaaaaacgttttatttcatacgttagtaataagtatacactattaacttattttttaactgataaataaattttattcgactgtcgtGGCGACGGCGGTCGAGGCTCGGgacgtatcaatgcgagctgtaactgtcgatgtatatatatccttttctaacgaacgTATGCCTAATCTttgtattccttcttcgagccaatttctaattatatgtataggtatgtgactatatagtgaatagtgcgccatttttatgtgcaattttgttagtatatgacgcgtctatttgtaaaacgtcattgtagTAGACATCCACTCTCAACGCTCTCAATTATACCAGTAAAAATATGAAGGCAGTGAGATGATTAAAGGAAATTTATCTTATCAGTACCACCCTTACTTTAGGGTGCATATTgggttaaacaaataaattaatttgtgtgtgtagtgtagtgagtagtataatatattatgattgatAAACGtaactaatatcataaatgcgagtttgtgaaaatttttgGATTGAAAGATGTAGCTGAACGGATTGGGACGAAATTTTGCACACggatagtgtttttttttattcttttgaatgacgagaagtgcttgccattcgcctgatggtaagcggtacgaccgcccgtaaccagtagaagcaccatccaacaccttgaattatacagtattgtttagtattccactgcgctcgccatcctgacacatgactTACTTACATCTTACACTGGCAAAaagtccttcaaatcggaacacaacagtggctccacactgctgcttggcgactgaaatagacattgtggtgatacctacccaggcggactctcacatataagagactaCTACCACTAGagtatgtcctggattaacatatagactTACAGGTGTCGTAATGTTGTACTAGAGTGTTTTAAGAACCTTTGTAGCAAGAGACAATGTCAACACaagcgaagccgtgagcaaaaataaactctaaaatGCTGTTAAAAGaactttaaataattgtgaTCATACGACCAGTTTCACCCCTTCACTCCGCGtggtaaataaaacaacatatacAACACAACATATATTAACGTTTCAATTACATTTCGTATACACGTTACTGGAAGACACAGGTGATCCAGTATGGGTCGTCAACGTAGTACACGTGCATGGTGGTGAAGCCAGGCTTCTCGGCCAGGTCGTACAGGCATTGCGGGCCTTTGTTCACGATCAGCTATGAAGTAACACATATATCATTATTCtcttgtattaataaataactgaggactgcctcggtggcgtagttgtactgcatgcgcggtaccagtgctttgaggtcctggttcgaatcccaggtagggcaaagtgatatttgggtttttctgttcagtatcagtttggagtttgtgcccgatatggcgataggcggATATGCTCTGTCTAAATGAGGTTTTATTGATCAATATACATTCCGATATGAATGTATAGCTTAAgcttaatatatgtatatatagtatTCGTACATACCTGTACAGCTGCCTTGGCAGGTTTCTCACAGTAATCAGTCTCATCTTTATCGAATTCCATGATACCAGCGGTGAGGGAGCCGGCGCCGACAATCCTGTTCGATTTCACCAATGGGAAGTACGGGTGAATGTTGTCGTCTGTACATTCGGTATCCTTAGTCATGTTCCAGTAGTAGTGATGTCCTGCAACAAaagaagtttaataataataattcaggTGCAGCAGcttaaaaaaaagcggcgatagcctggttaggtgcggaacggactgccgagacgaatgtccgcaggtcaaatcccaagggcacacaactctgacttttctaaaatcatgtgtgtattctttgtgaatttatcgttcgctttaacggtgaaggaaaacatcgagaggaaacctgcacatctgagaagttctctataggaatttcgaaggtgtgtgaagtctaccaatccgcactaggccagcgtggtggactaagatctaattccctctcagtagtagaggaggcccgtgttcagcagtgggcaagtatataatacagggctgataattattattataattcagcTGCATTTGAGAATGatcttaaaaacatattaataataagaaaatatgatactgctgcaaaaatatatttaatttttatggttttgcttattttgtttttgtgtactaaacagtttttaaaaaacCTGTGTGTAATTACGTATAAAACTAGTCTTTACTAAATTTAAAGTACTACCTATTAAGCATGCTGTGCCTACATGTAAAATGATACAAACATAGTGCAACCATGTTTTGTCAATAGTACTTAAGGCATATTATGTTGTGTGTATCCAGTTATGtagagcaaataaaaaaaaatcgggcATGAATACTGCTGTACAGTCTTCTCTTAGAGGATTTAAGTCTTAGTCCCCTCGCTGAGTGcggtttggcagacttcacatgctGTATTGTCATcaagaattctcaggtatgtaggttatGCTTTTCCGTTGAAGATAATAACacgtaaaataaacatatttttgaaaagcTATGGTACCCATGATTTTGAACCTGGTGTACGGAAAGAAACCAGATCTaaggcaaaaaataaataaattaacaaaatcttACCCATCCATGGAATGCAGTTCTGCTCTGTGAAACCGGCATCAGGTATTTTGTCGCCTCTAACAGGCACTTTGTACAATTTACCGTGAAATCCGGTGAACCAAACGTATTGTTCTTGTAACAATTGAGAATTGTCGTATGACTGTTTACGCGCTTCCTTGGAATACGCCAAATATTCTGGAAAAAAAATagatacatatattatgaaatgttttacgtaatattaccatgtaaatgtttgtaaatgttataTATCTATTACTAAATACCCATCACAGTTTTCTTTATCGATAGCACGAGAAAATGGCcttactgtacctgatggtaagtggagtggggtcaatagaatgtcgactgacgagagataattaccccccgctaatcgacacaattataccggcctgctggaaccgaatatacacaggctaatcccgtaACGCGAAATACTTATCGACGTGGGCCGGTATGGcggatttaacaccttgcgaacggtgatcgctatccgggcggatataatatatatcctaccagcataAATGATGTATTGTGTACACAGTACGCTCACTGTTCttaggtcccgggttcaaatcccgggtcgaggAAAGTGATTTTGGTATTTTCTTCTCAATGTGAAAaaggaatttgtgcctgatacgAAGATAGTATCGCCCTATGACATCATTTGACGGAACAAACAGGCGAAAGTGTATACCGGatttgcacctctgcctgcACCTTTAAGGTAGGTCAATACATACCGTCTGAAACGAAGTATTGTGTGATAACCCAGTACTCCTTCTCGACGCCATTCACCTTAACCTTCCAGGTCGTGTAACCCTGAATTTCCCAGTCGAACACTGGGTTCTTGAACTTTTTCTTCtcgtactaaaaaaaaattcagaaaCCTTACtaaatttgtgtatttatttaaatatgatagatactaaagtataataatttaaaaatatgattgggGTTAAATAATGTGTTACGTAGGCACCGGCTTGGTGTCCCTTGCATTGCTGACGTCAATGGTATTCCTTAAATTCTGAGAGGGTGGTGCACTCATAATTGATTTATTCTTTATGTTGCGAGCATATAAATAAAAGgctctaaataataaaaaaaacattaattatgtttttttcctCTCTTTATCATGGTCAATAGTCTATAacctaaactgattttgaaaagagtaaCACCAGAGCTTCTTGCTctttcttctctggtgaaaactgctttccgaactggtggtagagttaatattgacggaatctaaataatgtataacattttactggttcaaataaatcattgaaCAAATAATTCCATTTCAATGAACAGCGATTATCACTAGCTATCATAGGCTGTAAGCTCATCTGCCTTAGgaaccaataaaataaacccAGCATCTTACTAAACCATTTCTCAACAAATACATACTCAAAAGggttaaatattatactttttaaagaCCCGACCGCGCAGTAGATCTATAGTACTGGAACACCACCATGTAAACTTAATATTAGTAATTGTGACCCTCAGGATGGACAGCAGCattaggcctcatgctgccacAGCAATTTCGTCGCTGCGGAAATCATTTATTATGCCATAAATACTTACAGCGGTCTGGAAGCCACCAGCATAGCCGTTATCATCCATCAACACACAGCAAGTGAGAGATTCTCCGCAGTACATGTCTTTAAGTAGTGGACGATCTTTAGTTGCTCTTTCGTATTTTTTCCAACCTTTTTCTTCAGCCATAGCACGGTTATGTGGCACAGGGATGAAGAATTTTGTACCCATGTTCAGACCGACATCGAATCTCACTGAAAATACATACAGTTTTACAAATCTAGGAATAATTAGTAGAGtacttaagaaataatattatttaacgatTTCAAAAAATGGTTCTCAATTTcacatttgtttgtttattttttcttattttatgcacttaactacaaaatgatcataaaTCAGAAAGGTTACGGGATTTttgatgcaaatatttgttattcttgGATGATTTCTGGCAGGATTGTAGTAAAGACAAATAAGAGGTTTATTTATATCGCAGAAAAAAAAGTGAGTTCATTAATTTTCTGAAACAGTTAGTTGAACCGTTTTATCTAGAAGCGATAACTATtgactaatattaaatataactcaCCAGTAAGTCCGGGGCCTCCCAAAACGACTGCAAAAAAAGTTAGAAATATTAGTTCTTATGTTATAAGATAAATGAATTCAAATCATCGTTTTATCTCTGAAGCTGCTCTGGATAAAGTTATTTCCAGCTGTTGAATTacctatcataaaaatattaatttcacataCCTTCGGCCAATGCGGCCAAGCCGAACAAAACAAGAAGTTTATTCATGACTTCTTAGACTTCTGAGTGTGATGAGATACCCGCAGAAGATGATAAGGATTAACAATCACCAATGCTTATATACTAACATAGTTCTTTTCGGCTGTTGGGCCGTACTCAGAAAGAGTTTGGGGGTCGCtgaaaactaaacaaatatatctGTTTGAATGGTtatgcttatattttaaatgactttTCTACCGGTCGAAAAACGTGCATGGTTTTTTGAAATTGCGGTTTTTCGTCACAGGGCACTGATATATCATAGTTGTGTAGTTCTCAGCTAGTTGGCATCTGAGCGGCTTAAGTAGAACGGCATAAGATCATCTCAAAAGGTAGTAACTGCTTATTTGTGACCTCAAAAATGTAATAGcaataataaactaaactttATCCGCGGGTCCGAAAGTGTTTATTCCCTTCCGGATACGAAATAACTTATACTTTAGGTATActtttttcatgttttattttttttttttgattttgcgGAGAAACTGCTTTATTACTAGCGCCCAGCCTTTGTTGGGGGGCGGTTATGTTGGCATCACCGTGCCTTACAACCCGGCGTTGTgccgcctggatttgatgtTGATCTTCAGGCGACCGgcggaccgagtccctaactttatatacaacgcacggcataccaactaaaactccgcggtggccctcttcggcgcattagggacggctgcgggtttcctccgacggaagtgtctaagtcttcaTCTTTGTAAATTTTACCTTACAAATAAATCCACTAAAAACATATCTGGATGCGGATCTgtgcttttatattaattaaaattaaataccattATTAAGAACATTTAAATGTCTCACAGCTGTTTAAATGAAGAATCAACATATTAAATGGAGATAATGTATTGTTCCTTAATGTTTTCTCTTGTAGACAATATGGTATGAATTTCAATGTCATTTTTCGTTAAAATACAACTACTTGAATATTGAATTTAACACGTATTATAGTTCCATTATACGCTATGTGGTACTCGCGGATCTGCCCGCGCAAAACACCTCACCactataaaagtcccgctacatattttctcgggataaaaccttcccagggtcttaaactatctccatactaaattctAAATCGGTTCGTTAGTTCGGCCGTGAAAGCAAAGCAgttatttgcatttaaattataGGCATGGATTACGTGAAATTTGAGTTCACCATGTTGGTGTATTGTGAGTTGACAGACTTCATACGTACCTTCAAAATTGTTATGGACAATTCTCAAggccatatttttatttatttatttacaatattattatttactcacagtatttgctagtggcacccaaactaagctTCTTAGctgtggcgaaaggtgaaattttcctaaagatacataacattaatgaactgctctaaactttttttttctcttctcactttatcatgtactgtagtctttaccctaaactgattgaaaagagcaacaccagagtttctttcCCCATTCTTCTCttgtgaaaactgctttccgaactggtggtagagttaatattgacggaatctaaataatgtataacattttacagattcaaataaatcatttcatttcacatatatatatactaatatgcataaataggATCTagaaatctttctaatgataattagatttcataTGAATTAcggaagggaagccggcaggaatcgggttatatagactccttacttaataataaaattaaaaatataaaaaaatatcatgataCCTTTCCATGTATTTCCTATAATGTCCATATTTGCATAGAAACAAttgtttaattacaatttaatttcacaCTTGCATTTGCATTACGAgatgaatttaaatttcaataaaattatacatccaTTTTTAATACTATGACTAGgagaaagaaatatatattttattatataatgtatattgtattactTAAAGACACGTGTATGTCATTTGTTTGATAGTAAACTCGGGCAATAATTACAATACCCAGTAGACTAAGTTTGCACTAGCAAGTTATTGCAGCAATTAATTGTCTAAGAAATTAGAATTTTATACTAACGGCTATATCTCAATAGGTATAAGTATAGCAAATGGCCGCAATTCCTAGAAACCTCATTTGCAGAAGTCAACTTGCCGTGATTCTTTACGCAGCAAATACTTAAATCTTGTGGAAGTCGACTTATACTGTCAATTATGCTTATATTGCCTTGCTGTTTTAAACCGCGGTTAAGAATTCCTGCAGCAATACAATTTTGCTAGGTATCCTcacatattgaaaataatactccGTATTGAACACGAGCTTCAGTGCTCTTCACTGAAATACGTTTCCACAGTTTGGAGTCAGATTAAACTATCGGTAGCTATTGTGAAAATCGTTTATATATACCTGGCCGTTTACAATCAATTTAGTattgtagaataaaataaaaagttttataatattaaaaagtagcACACTTAAAACTGTcaattttgaacataatatggtaaaatataaatcggaatccaaaagaccggctgccagacttcaagacattgtgaactcattctgcgtagatcggaccaccaacagctaaaattttaaaaagttgtataattgtaaaatgtaggtagatattgtaactttgactttacggatgaacgacacctcagtccccgccgtgaccatgaaggctgcaaagtcttcgaaacgtcgggagaaaaataaaatacaaaaaaccgcgatagaatccgaaaattagtttaatttcaatgtctaacattcgcgtaaacataagtaatcattataatatggtgttttttttttaatcaggcACAGCAAACTGATAACTACGCTTGATAGTAAGTAGGATAAGACCTATAgagtgtcgactaacgagaaacGATTACCCCTccccagtcgacacaattataccggcctgtttgaaccggatataccggatgatcccaaaacgcgaagcacttacgtgggccactatggcggatttttgGTGGGAATTATAAAACGCAGAATATTATAACAGAAAAAGTTTGTTCTAAAACTTTGTCTTTGGtctatatctataaaaaaacataatatatgtatagtcaatatatgattattttatagacaAAGAACAGCTTGCAAGAAGTACGCCGGATTCAAATTGGAGTCGTGTTTGTGATGCAAGCCTTGTATATATGAAGTGATGGGTATTCCCGCTACACAAAATAGAAGTTACGTAAAAGTTATGTTTCGCTTATGAGCAAGCATAACCTAGAGTAGACCAGCGTCCATATCATTGCGACCTTCTACAATATCCGTATATTGGGTTTGTAAACCAGCCATGACGTGGTAAAGCCTGGTTGATGACGTAAGAAACCTTGGGAGTTCATCGCGACTCGTCCCACGTGTTATACTAactttagactagcaagttcttatgccggcgccacgcatagcaaaaatatttgaacacttatTTGAattcatgtgtggcacgggtatttgcgtatttgtgcaaagtttgtttaaatgtttgcgtatttgccattcggtatcggtttttcgaccacacatcaaagcgtttaaagttatcgagttgcttcAAGGGGAACCGATTATATAAAAACcttaaagtaaaagccataaaaattgaaatttggttaGTGTCTGTAaatgtgttcaaatatttgtctgtacGTGGTGCCGGaattacagaaatatattgTGAAAGAACGCCACTGAGGCAAGCAGGATACAAATAATGGATGTATATAGATTACTGTATccggaaaaaatataaagagaaaATCAGAAACTTTACCCTTCATTTCAAGGATGAAAATGTGACTATTTCGCAATATTATACCTACAATCAAAGCTGTTACGAATACCACAATATTTCGAGTCATCATTTCGTCATTCTAACAATAAGGTTTCAGCCGAATTCGAACAATAAGTTTTGCAATAGGGTATCCCCGTGTGATAAGCGTAGAGCCGGACCTAAGTCAGTGTTGCGTACAACGCCAAGGAAACAATTTCGTCACAGAGAACATGTTAGTAATGCCACGTTGGAGAGTTTTAAGTTTCACTTAGGCACCGCGCAGACACTCAGCTTGTTGCAGAGGAACTGGTACTAGAATATTTATACCgtctggatagcgaccgtacacaattttttttcataaatatcttcgttgtataaaaaaatatacattattataaataaatattatgtacattatatttatcattttcaaatagtatattttattgacgtgaacagaaaataatattggcATATGTATTCTCTCTGAACAgctcacggcgcggcgcggagaACTGcctcttacgtagtatattacttactctatggtaCTGGTCAGTCCGCCATATAGCGACGGGGCTCCTTCAAAAGTGTCAAAATTTACGAATaagtttaataacaaataaattgtaggtctttttgaaaatttttaactaccaaaatattaatttcttattaaattttctatctaatagtgttggttggaaattaaaataatggtcGCTATGGGGGTTTATACACATAATCAAAATTTTTGGTCAGAAATACGATgtactttttttctatatctgttataaaatttaaattaagtatatatttcctTCAGAAAATTCAAAGAATATCATTTTGCTATGGGGTTCATCTTAATTCGTGTACCCGACGAGGCATCTcgtatacttttttaaatattcttttccGTACGCCACCTTCAATAATTAgatgcaaatttatttttgtaataatatattttagtagtgTGTTTAGCAAGATGGATTATTTGTAGTTTACTTtgaatgttttgttttcaatGATCGCGTCaaggattttaattaataaattgcaaataaaacaatatgaattcctgaagatattttatttttaaaaacaagaacACAAATCAAATAAGCATGTTACTTCAAATTACAATGACAATCACAGTGGCATTAACAATAGACGTCATCGTCATTTTATAATACGGTAAACGTTGATTAGTAACGGATATAATTCCTTTGTCATCTATTTTAAACATCAGGCgatcattttgtttttcatcTGACACATTTGTTCAGCTGATTACGTTCGTACACCTGGCTATTGGTTTAAGAGAAAGtgtatttacatataaaccAGCAATGGAAATAACTACTCACTCAATTACTTTAGATGTTAAATTGAAATAGTATATACTAGACCGCTGTACTTCTCACTtcattttgttacttatttactggtgataggtctctcatatgagagtccgcctgggtaggtaccactgcaatgtctatttctgccgccaagcagcagtgtgtactgtgtagtcactattgtgttctggtttaaagAACACCGCAGCCAGTGTCACTACTGGATGTGAtaaacacctcatgtctcagggtggcgaacgcattggaatactaaacaatacttcaaggtgttggatggtgtttctactgtttgtcagtcgtatcgcttaccatcaggcgaacggcaagctcgtctcatcatttaaagcaataaaaaaaacttatttgatTTACTGTTAATGCTCACCAAGCAAACAATTTATAGAAAACCAAATTATACTATGAATTAATTTGCTTCTGGTATCCCAAGGTGCGGACCTAGCCTAGTTTCGGTACTGgaagcaaaaaaaattttttttaataatttgcttgtaattaatttgtaaccatgcaattgtaaacaaaactcggttatctatatctatatctatacttataataaatctgtag comes from the Manduca sexta isolate Smith_Timp_Sample1 chromosome 13, JHU_Msex_v1.0, whole genome shotgun sequence genome and includes:
- the LOC115452774 gene encoding uncharacterized protein LOC115452774 — encoded protein: MNKLLVLFGLAALAEVVLGGPGLTVRFDVGLNMGTKFFIPVPHNRAMAEEKGWKKYERATKDRPLLKDMYCGESLTCCVLMDDNGYAGGFQTAYEKKKFKNPVFDWEIQGYTTWKVKVNGVEKEYWVITQYFVSDEYLAYSKEARKQSYDNSQLLQEQYVWFTGFHGKLYKVPVRGDKIPDAGFTEQNCIPWMGHHYYWNMTKDTECTDDNIHPYFPLVKSNRIVGAGSLTAGIMEFDKDETDYCEKPAKAAVQLIVNKGPQCLYDLAEKPGFTTMHVYYVDDPYWITCVFQ